In Deltaproteobacteria bacterium, the following are encoded in one genomic region:
- a CDS encoding polysaccharide deacetylase family protein, which yields MGRSPTAQRRRGLDGAPARGPGRRAAVEDAYSTGRSLRWSPRIWFATVGLALTALATVSLLCATGRRLAALCRRAALSAPPVHGLRVRAAEAMGGVAAVARLLPFMAAAGSLSAVLRLERALSYRIYLLRCRGASAMRLAGRILDRVELSLERSFAHLLHALKHALRPGPALGGLLLPGLASFSTLFIVTAASLDTPAPPGRQPAVAAGTEITPSTAAGVASIGSPVLTTAAAPWLYGRPLPQRPAPPQGRGPAGTEGAEPPPSLHFTRGRTDRMELALTFDGGSQADEAVTILDILRERSIKTTIFLTGRFIRLYPELVRRMVREGHEVGNHTMTHPHLTDYAATFRHTTLAGVDREFLARELEGAARLFRETTGEEMVPLWRAPYGEINDELMEWAAGEGYVHVGWTTDHASRESLDTLDWVADRGSPFYRSAFEMKSRLLSFGWTGKGLRGGVALMHLGTARSDDRLTSVLAPLLDELASRGYRFVRVTELMKRKDGGRALAWVREKADRRQRKGSTIVARSPKPPAAAALLMTPGYLPPLKETLLLPWREPS from the coding sequence ATGGGTCGCAGCCCTACAGCACAGAGGCGCCGCGGCTTGGACGGCGCGCCCGCCCGCGGGCCGGGTCGGAGAGCCGCGGTGGAAGATGCCTACTCGACGGGCCGCAGCTTGCGGTGGAGTCCCCGCATATGGTTTGCCACCGTAGGGCTTGCTCTGACGGCGCTTGCAACCGTCTCGCTTCTTTGCGCCACGGGCCGCCGCCTCGCCGCCCTGTGCAGGCGCGCCGCCCTGAGTGCGCCCCCTGTCCATGGGCTGAGAGTGCGGGCCGCAGAGGCCATGGGCGGGGTGGCTGCCGTAGCGCGCCTGCTGCCGTTCATGGCTGCGGCGGGCTCTCTATCCGCAGTGCTGCGCCTTGAGCGCGCCCTCTCCTACAGGATATATCTCTTGCGATGCCGCGGCGCTTCTGCGATGCGGCTGGCGGGACGCATCCTCGACAGAGTGGAGCTCTCGCTGGAGCGCTCCTTCGCACACCTGCTCCATGCCCTGAAACATGCGCTTCGCCCCGGGCCAGCCCTTGGAGGGCTTCTCCTGCCGGGACTCGCCTCCTTCTCGACCCTCTTCATAGTGACGGCCGCAAGTCTCGACACGCCGGCTCCTCCCGGGCGCCAGCCCGCGGTTGCGGCCGGGACGGAAATAACGCCTTCGACAGCCGCCGGGGTCGCCTCCATCGGCTCCCCGGTCCTGACGACGGCGGCTGCGCCGTGGCTCTACGGCCGGCCGCTGCCGCAGCGCCCGGCGCCGCCCCAAGGCCGGGGGCCGGCCGGGACGGAGGGGGCGGAGCCGCCGCCGTCGCTCCACTTCACCAGGGGGCGCACCGACAGGATGGAGCTCGCCCTCACCTTCGACGGCGGCTCGCAGGCCGACGAGGCCGTGACGATCCTCGATATCCTCAGAGAACGCTCGATAAAGACCACCATCTTCCTTACGGGACGGTTCATAAGACTCTATCCGGAACTCGTGCGTCGCATGGTGAGGGAGGGACACGAGGTGGGCAACCACACGATGACGCACCCCCACCTGACCGACTACGCCGCCACCTTCAGGCATACCACCCTCGCCGGCGTTGACAGGGAGTTTCTGGCACGGGAGCTCGAAGGGGCCGCCCGCCTCTTCCGCGAGACGACGGGCGAGGAGATGGTCCCGCTTTGGCGCGCCCCCTACGGCGAGATAAACGACGAGCTCATGGAGTGGGCCGCCGGCGAAGGCTACGTCCACGTCGGCTGGACGACGGACCATGCAAGCCGCGAAAGCCTCGACACCCTCGACTGGGTGGCCGACAGGGGCTCGCCCTTCTACCGCAGCGCCTTCGAGATGAAGAGCCGCCTGCTCTCCTTCGGCTGGACGGGAAAAGGGCTTCGCGGAGGCGTGGCGCTCATGCACCTGGGCACGGCCCGAAGCGACGACAGACTCACCTCGGTGCTGGCCCCGCTCCTCGATGAGCTCGCTTCACGGGGCTACCGCTTCGTAAGAGTGACGGAACTGATGAAGAGAAAGGACGGCGGCCGCGCCCTGGCGTGGGTGAGGGAGAAGGCGGACCGCAGACAAAGAAAGGGCTCGACAATCGTCGCGCGAAGTCCGAAACCGCCCGCCGCGGCCGCCCTCCTCATGACCCCAGGCTACCTGCCGCCGCTCAAAGAGACCCTGCTCCTGCCCTGGAGGGAGCCTTCCTGA
- a CDS encoding DUF433 domain-containing protein gives MEIAPRIEADEKVRFGKPVIKGTRVPVDLVLGKLAGGMTYEEVMAEYDITKEDILAALNYASKHLSDEEVRVVG, from the coding sequence ATGGAAATAGCTCCGAGAATAGAGGCGGATGAAAAGGTGCGTTTCGGGAAGCCTGTGATAAAGGGTACCCGCGTTCCGGTTGATCTGGTCCTTGGCAAGCTCGCCGGAGGGATGACTTACGAGGAAGTGATGGCTGAATACGACATTACAAAGGAAGACATCCTGGCGGCCTTGAATTATGCTTCAAAACACCTCTCCGATGAGGAAGTCAGGGTTGTAGGCTGA
- the queA gene encoding tRNA preQ1(34) S-adenosylmethionine ribosyltransferase-isomerase QueA has product MGPQDFDYRLPAELIAQRPAPERGASRLMVLDRRGARLFHRSFGDVGEWLRPGDVLVLNDTRVMPARLVGRKATGGRVELLVVEPDAAKGGEGPGLRRWRCLVGSSRPVREGTVLFFGDRGDVLTARVLRGRDAGGLRLVEFEDGDVRAAMERVGRVPLPPYIRREPDGADAERYQTVFARNDGAVAAPTAGLHFTAEQIESLRAKGVEVRFLTLHTGPGTFMPVKADDVREHRMAGERYHVTAEVLDALRRARAEGRRVVAVGTTVTRALETAVLDGFDEPRLSGVTDLFIYPGFEFKAVDSLITNFHLPRSTLIMLVCAFAGKDLVMEAYAEAVRRRYRFYSYGDAMLIL; this is encoded by the coding sequence ATGGGGCCGCAGGACTTCGACTACCGGCTGCCCGCCGAACTCATAGCCCAGCGTCCGGCCCCGGAGCGCGGCGCTTCGCGGCTCATGGTGCTCGACAGGCGCGGCGCAAGGCTCTTCCACCGCAGCTTCGGTGACGTGGGCGAGTGGCTGCGCCCCGGCGATGTGCTGGTGCTCAATGATACCCGCGTCATGCCGGCGCGGCTTGTGGGGCGCAAGGCCACGGGCGGACGGGTGGAGCTACTGGTCGTGGAGCCCGATGCCGCTAAAGGGGGCGAGGGGCCCGGTCTCCGGCGCTGGCGCTGCCTTGTGGGTTCGTCGCGGCCCGTGCGGGAGGGGACGGTGCTCTTCTTCGGCGACAGGGGCGACGTTCTCACGGCGCGGGTGCTCCGGGGCCGGGACGCCGGCGGCCTTCGGCTGGTGGAGTTCGAGGACGGCGATGTGAGGGCCGCCATGGAGCGCGTCGGCCGGGTGCCGCTTCCTCCATACATAAGGCGCGAGCCCGACGGCGCCGACGCCGAGCGTTACCAGACGGTCTTCGCAAGGAACGACGGCGCCGTGGCCGCTCCCACGGCCGGCCTCCACTTCACGGCTGAGCAGATCGAATCTCTCAGGGCGAAGGGGGTTGAGGTGCGTTTCCTGACGCTCCACACCGGGCCGGGCACCTTCATGCCCGTCAAGGCCGACGACGTGAGGGAGCACCGTATGGCCGGCGAGCGCTATCACGTGACGGCCGAGGTCCTCGACGCCCTCAGGAGGGCCCGCGCCGAGGGACGCAGGGTCGTGGCCGTGGGCACGACCGTCACGAGGGCCCTCGAGACGGCCGTTCTCGACGGCTTCGACGAGCCCAGGCTCTCGGGCGTTACGGACCTCTTCATCTATCCGGGCTTCGAGTTCAAGGCCGTAGACTCCCTGATAACCAACTTCCACCTTCCCCGCTCGACCTTGATCATGCTCGTCTGCGCCTTCGCCGGAAAGGACCTCGTAATGGAGGCATACGCCGAGGCGGTCCGCCGCCGCTACCGCTTCTACAGCTACGGCGACGCCATGCTCATACTCTGA
- a CDS encoding DUF2065 domain-containing protein, with translation MVFAFTVLAVVLIVEGIPYFAFPHRVKEWARLLEEIPEKNLRAMGLAAMVFGLVLLYALSFYRH, from the coding sequence GTGGTCTTCGCCTTCACAGTGCTGGCCGTGGTCCTCATCGTCGAGGGCATACCGTACTTCGCCTTCCCTCACAGGGTGAAAGAGTGGGCGCGGCTCCTCGAAGAGATACCGGAAAAGAACCTGAGGGCGATGGGCCTGGCGGCCATGGTCTTCGGGCTCGTCCTCCTCTACGCCCTCAGCTTCTACAGGCATTGA
- a CDS encoding DUF4340 domain-containing protein: MRFFKKTIFWVIILAAIGGSFYIFDRKMEDKKAQEELQRRLFLFRPSDVVSFTIKRRGEDVVKQARRTEDGWVVTAPVEAAGDGEEIEAFLRNLVDARMDAVLFDEAPAEKLEEMGLADPYLVVELRTDSFTRTVRFGDKGPTHNVAFAMIEGDPRVLRIHSDIMTDSDLDLYDLRDKSIVRFEPTRVKSFDVRWRDGTRVFVEHPKEGVWNALELPEGRTDFVKVMELLVQLKKGKVKAFVDEAPEDPAAYGMDDPRVRIVFHDEHGVRHTLEIGARDKVNRGYYARRGGEQAVFSVEEVLYNAIPRKVTDLEVKDDEES; encoded by the coding sequence ATGAGATTCTTCAAGAAGACGATCTTCTGGGTCATCATCCTCGCGGCCATTGGAGGCTCCTTCTACATCTTCGACCGCAAGATGGAGGACAAGAAGGCGCAGGAGGAGCTGCAGAGAAGGCTCTTCCTCTTCAGGCCCTCCGATGTCGTATCCTTCACGATAAAGCGCCGCGGCGAGGACGTGGTGAAGCAGGCCCGGCGCACGGAGGACGGCTGGGTCGTCACCGCCCCGGTCGAGGCCGCCGGCGACGGCGAAGAGATCGAGGCCTTCCTCCGCAACCTCGTCGACGCCAGGATGGACGCCGTGCTCTTCGACGAGGCCCCTGCGGAGAAGCTCGAAGAGATGGGCCTTGCCGACCCCTACCTCGTGGTCGAGCTGCGCACCGACTCCTTCACCAGGACGGTGCGCTTCGGCGACAAGGGGCCGACCCACAACGTGGCCTTCGCCATGATAGAGGGGGACCCCAGGGTGCTGAGGATCCACTCGGACATCATGACCGACTCGGACCTCGACCTCTACGACCTGAGGGACAAGTCCATAGTCCGTTTCGAGCCCACGAGGGTGAAGAGCTTCGACGTGCGGTGGCGCGACGGCACGAGGGTCTTTGTCGAGCATCCGAAGGAGGGCGTGTGGAACGCCCTCGAGTTGCCCGAGGGGAGGACGGACTTCGTAAAGGTCATGGAGCTTCTCGTGCAGCTCAAGAAGGGCAAGGTGAAGGCCTTCGTCGACGAAGCGCCTGAGGACCCGGCGGCCTACGGCATGGACGACCCGAGGGTGCGCATCGTCTTTCACGACGAGCACGGCGTGCGCCACACCCTCGAGATCGGCGCCCGCGACAAGGTCAACAGGGGCTACTACGCAAGGCGCGGCGGAGAGCAGGCCGTCTTCTCCGTGGAGGAAGTGCTCTACAACGCCATACCGCGGAAGGTGACGGACCTCGAGGTGAAGGACGATGAAGAGTCGTAG
- a CDS encoding ABC transporter permease codes for MRNIYLLFVKELRSYFSSPIAYVVIAMFLAITGYLFYGLFAYFSKLSFQAQIDPTLARQANLLNVTESVIRPLFGIISMIMLIMTPLITMRQFSEEKKSGTIELLLSYPVTDTQVLAGKFLSCLGVLGAMLLASLIFPALVMYFGEPETGPIITGYLGLFLLGASFIALGLFASSLTENQIIAATISFGVLFLFWMLSMSVPFVTPGIGRFLAYVSITQHVESFAKGVIDTEDVIYYAIFIFLFLFLTLRMLESKRWRG; via the coding sequence ATGAGGAACATATATCTGCTGTTCGTCAAGGAGCTCAGGAGTTACTTCAGCTCCCCCATAGCCTACGTGGTCATAGCCATGTTTCTGGCCATCACGGGCTATCTCTTCTACGGGCTCTTCGCCTACTTCTCGAAGCTGAGCTTCCAGGCCCAGATCGATCCGACCCTTGCCAGGCAGGCGAACCTCCTGAACGTGACCGAGAGCGTCATCCGTCCGCTCTTCGGCATCATAAGCATGATAATGCTCATCATGACGCCGCTTATCACCATGCGCCAGTTCTCGGAGGAGAAAAAGAGCGGCACCATTGAGCTGCTGCTCTCCTACCCCGTTACGGACACGCAGGTGCTCGCGGGCAAGTTCCTCTCCTGCCTCGGGGTGCTCGGGGCCATGCTCCTTGCCTCGCTCATCTTCCCGGCCCTTGTCATGTACTTCGGCGAGCCGGAGACGGGGCCCATCATCACGGGCTACCTGGGGCTCTTTTTGCTGGGCGCCTCGTTCATCGCCTTGGGGCTCTTCGCCTCGTCGCTCACCGAGAACCAGATCATCGCCGCCACGATCTCCTTCGGCGTGCTCTTCCTCTTCTGGATGCTCAGCATGTCGGTCCCCTTCGTCACGCCCGGGATCGGCAGGTTCCTCGCCTACGTCTCCATCACCCAGCACGTGGAGAGTTTCGCCAAGGGGGTCATCGATACGGAGGACGTAATATACTACGCCATCTTCATCTTCCTCTTCCTCTTCCTCACGCTGCGCATGCTCGAGTCTAAGAGGTGGAGGGGCTGA